One stretch of Serinicoccus hydrothermalis DNA includes these proteins:
- a CDS encoding alpha/beta fold hydrolase yields the protein MPSPRTAFHDLSHYVALPRVSGLALSPDGTRLVTSAATLNPSGTGYVSALWEVDPTGEREAYRITRSAKGESGAAFGADGDLYFTSSRPDPDDEEDAAEGAALWTIPGHGGEARVLLRRPGGVAAVTAARDADRVLVTAGLLPGASTEAEHAQLAEGRTKAKVDAILHTTYPIRFWDHDLGPERPQVFALDDGPAPGVDAVPEDDPDGQPGAALPGTTDRAREVHLRLLTGDLPAPLHEPSPQVAPDGSFMLVGLTVPQGRADLREGIVRVDLDGGGTRTLFDTAGQEAHAGPVSPDGSRAVVVVSEITSPTTAPHPRMHLMDTATGELTPLAHDWDRWAQPVAWTPDGGSVLVLADSEGRRPVFRVDVATGEVTRVTRDDAAWSDLVLSPDGTTAYGVRSSYLFPPELARVDLASGDVTRLPGPAERPEVPGRLEEVETTAEDGSPVRAWLALPEEAPASSAGHPTLLWVHGGPLGSWNAWTWRWNPWLMTAQGYAVLLPDPALSTGYGQDFVQRGWGAWGQAPYTDLMAITDAALARDDLDAERTAAMGGSFGGYMANWIAGHTDRFRAIVTHASLWALDGFGPTTDAAFYWQREMTEEMGQANSPHRFVEDIVTPMLVIHGDKDYRVPIGEGLRLWYELLSRSGLPQAEDGTTAHRFLFFPHENHWILKPQHAKVWYATVSAFLAEHVLGQEPPPAAEHLGLAPPEAD from the coding sequence ATGCCCTCTCCCCGGACCGCCTTCCACGACCTGTCCCACTACGTCGCCCTCCCGCGCGTCTCGGGGCTCGCCCTGAGCCCGGACGGCACCCGCCTGGTCACCTCGGCGGCGACCCTCAACCCCTCCGGCACCGGCTACGTCTCGGCGCTGTGGGAGGTGGACCCGACGGGCGAGCGGGAGGCATACCGGATCACGCGCAGCGCCAAGGGCGAGAGCGGCGCGGCCTTCGGAGCCGACGGCGACCTCTACTTCACCTCGAGCCGCCCCGACCCCGACGACGAGGAGGACGCGGCCGAGGGTGCGGCACTCTGGACCATCCCGGGCCACGGCGGTGAGGCCCGGGTGCTGCTGCGCCGCCCCGGGGGCGTCGCGGCGGTGACCGCCGCCCGGGACGCCGACCGGGTCCTCGTCACCGCGGGGCTGCTGCCCGGCGCCTCCACCGAGGCCGAGCACGCGCAGCTCGCGGAGGGCCGCACGAAGGCCAAGGTGGACGCGATCCTGCACACGACCTACCCCATCCGGTTCTGGGACCACGACCTCGGCCCGGAGCGGCCCCAGGTCTTCGCCCTCGACGACGGCCCCGCGCCGGGCGTCGACGCCGTGCCCGAGGACGACCCGGACGGCCAGCCCGGGGCCGCGCTGCCGGGCACGACCGACCGGGCGCGCGAGGTGCACCTTCGCCTGCTCACCGGCGACCTGCCCGCGCCCCTGCACGAGCCCAGCCCGCAGGTCGCCCCGGACGGCAGCTTCATGCTCGTCGGGCTCACCGTCCCGCAGGGCCGCGCCGACCTGCGCGAGGGCATCGTGCGGGTCGACCTGGACGGCGGCGGGACGCGCACGCTCTTCGACACCGCGGGCCAGGAGGCGCACGCCGGGCCGGTGAGCCCGGACGGCTCGCGCGCCGTCGTGGTCGTCAGCGAGATCACCTCGCCGACGACCGCGCCGCACCCGCGGATGCACCTCATGGACACCGCGACCGGGGAGCTCACCCCGCTCGCGCACGACTGGGACCGCTGGGCGCAGCCGGTCGCCTGGACCCCGGACGGCGGCTCGGTGCTCGTCCTCGCCGACAGCGAGGGACGGAGGCCGGTCTTCCGGGTCGACGTCGCCACCGGCGAGGTCACCCGGGTCACCCGGGACGACGCCGCGTGGAGCGACCTCGTCCTCTCCCCCGACGGCACCACCGCCTACGGCGTGCGCTCCTCCTACCTCTTTCCGCCCGAGCTGGCCCGCGTGGACCTCGCGAGCGGCGACGTCACCCGGCTGCCCGGCCCGGCCGAGCGTCCCGAGGTCCCGGGCCGGCTGGAGGAGGTCGAGACCACGGCGGAGGACGGCAGCCCGGTCCGCGCCTGGCTGGCGCTCCCCGAGGAGGCGCCCGCCTCGTCGGCCGGGCACCCCACCCTGCTGTGGGTCCACGGCGGCCCGCTCGGCTCGTGGAACGCCTGGACCTGGCGGTGGAACCCCTGGCTCATGACCGCCCAGGGGTATGCCGTCCTGCTGCCGGACCCGGCGCTGTCCACCGGCTACGGGCAGGACTTCGTGCAGCGCGGCTGGGGCGCGTGGGGCCAGGCGCCCTACACCGACCTCATGGCGATCACCGATGCCGCGCTCGCGCGCGACGATCTCGACGCCGAGCGCACGGCGGCGATGGGCGGCTCCTTCGGTGGCTACATGGCCAACTGGATCGCCGGGCACACCGACCGGTTCCGGGCCATCGTCACGCATGCCTCGCTGTGGGCGCTGGACGGCTTCGGCCCCACGACGGACGCCGCGTTCTACTGGCAGCGGGAGATGACCGAGGAGATGGGGCAGGCCAACAGCCCGCACCGTTTCGTCGAGGACATCGTCACCCCGATGCTCGTCATCCACGGCGACAAGGACTACCGCGTGCCGATCGGCGAGGGGCTGCGCCTCTGGTACGAGCTGCTCTCCCGCTCCGGGCTGCCGCAGGCGGAGGACGGCACCACCGCGCACCGCTTCCTCTTCTTCCCGCACGAGAACCACTGGATCCTGAAGCCGCAGCACGCGAAGGTCTGGTATGCCACGGTCAGCGCCTTCCTCGCCGAGCACGTGCTGGGCCAGGAGCCGCCGCCGGCCGCCGAGCACCTCGGCCTCGCCCCGCCGGAGGCCGACTGA
- the coaE gene encoding dephospho-CoA kinase, whose translation MTLRVGLSGGIGSGKSTVSARLAELGAVVVDADAVAREVVEPGMPALEQIAERFGPDVLAADGSLDRPALGRVVFANEQARRDLEAITHPQIRRRSAELMDAAPDDAVVVHDIPLLVEMGLAADYALTVIVDVPEEERLRRLVELRGMDEQAARSRITAQADDAARAAAADVLLDNSGTVEELHEQVDRLWQDRLLPFERWLRAGEAARAPEELVVVPPDPTWPAQAERLLARLRAAVPAAALVRADHIGSTSVPGLAAKDVVDLQLVVRDLGDLDDEKVRSALARRGFVTVHDDSWDHAHPGPAGLPRDSPETWPKRLLGDADPARVTHVHVRSVDSPAWTLALLFRDWLRAVPDERDRYARLKAGHVAAGTPRKDYAQAKEPWFAEAFVRARAWGDAAGWHPA comes from the coding sequence ATGACGTTGCGCGTCGGGCTCTCCGGCGGCATCGGGTCGGGCAAGTCCACCGTGTCGGCCCGGCTGGCCGAGCTCGGTGCGGTCGTCGTGGACGCCGACGCGGTGGCGCGCGAGGTGGTCGAGCCCGGTATGCCGGCGCTGGAGCAGATCGCCGAGCGCTTCGGTCCCGACGTGCTGGCCGCCGACGGGTCCCTGGACCGGCCGGCGCTGGGCCGGGTCGTCTTCGCGAACGAGCAGGCCCGGCGTGACCTGGAGGCCATCACGCACCCGCAGATCCGGCGCCGCTCCGCCGAGCTCATGGACGCCGCGCCGGACGACGCGGTCGTCGTCCACGACATCCCGCTGCTCGTGGAGATGGGTCTGGCCGCCGACTACGCGCTCACCGTCATCGTCGACGTGCCCGAGGAGGAGCGGTTGCGCCGTCTGGTGGAACTTCGCGGCATGGACGAGCAGGCGGCGCGCTCCCGGATCACCGCCCAGGCCGACGACGCCGCCCGCGCCGCGGCCGCCGACGTGCTGCTCGACAACTCCGGCACCGTGGAGGAGCTCCACGAGCAGGTCGACCGCCTCTGGCAGGACCGGCTGCTGCCCTTCGAGCGGTGGCTGCGCGCGGGGGAGGCGGCGAGGGCCCCGGAGGAGCTCGTCGTGGTCCCGCCCGACCCGACCTGGCCCGCCCAGGCGGAGCGGCTCCTGGCCCGGTTGCGCGCCGCCGTCCCCGCAGCCGCCCTCGTGCGCGCCGACCACATCGGCAGCACGAGCGTCCCGGGGCTGGCCGCGAAGGACGTGGTCGACCTCCAGCTGGTCGTCCGTGACCTCGGTGATCTCGACGACGAGAAGGTCAGGTCGGCGCTGGCGCGACGCGGTTTCGTGACCGTCCACGACGACTCGTGGGACCACGCCCACCCCGGGCCGGCCGGGCTGCCCCGGGACAGTCCGGAGACATGGCCGAAACGGCTCCTCGGCGACGCCGACCCGGCCCGCGTCACCCACGTCCACGTCCGGTCGGTCGACTCGCCCGCGTGGACCCTCGCCCTGCTCTTCCGCGACTGGTTGCGGGCGGTCCCGGACGAGAGGGACCGGTATGCGCGGCTCAAGGCCGGCCACGTCGCGGCGGGGACGCCGCGGAAGGACTACGCGCAGGCGAAGGAGCCGTGGTTCGCGGAGGCCTTCGTCCGGGCGCGTGCCTGGGGCGACGCCGCGGGGTGGCACCCAGCCTGA
- a CDS encoding VOC family protein, protein MSSQTLTDHALSTDPELADWRVLRGRLHARFATGDFAAGARLVARIAELADEVDHHPDVDLRYPHVTVSTVSHDVGALTTRDRALAVAVSAAAAELGLEARPHEVSELEVALDVMDAPSVEPFWAAVLGYAETEEDHLEDPAGRLAPMWFQQMDEARTQRGRFHLDLDVPHDLAQERVVAALAAGGHLVTDEFAPSWWVLADAEGNEVCVCTWQGREGSGETPA, encoded by the coding sequence ATGTCCTCCCAGACGCTCACCGACCACGCCCTGTCCACCGATCCCGAGCTCGCCGACTGGCGGGTGCTGCGCGGGCGGCTGCACGCCCGCTTCGCGACGGGAGACTTCGCGGCCGGGGCGCGCCTGGTGGCGCGGATCGCCGAGCTGGCCGACGAGGTGGACCACCACCCGGACGTCGACCTGCGCTACCCGCACGTCACCGTCTCGACGGTCAGCCACGACGTCGGCGCGCTCACCACCCGTGACCGTGCCCTGGCGGTCGCGGTCAGCGCCGCCGCGGCCGAGCTCGGGCTGGAGGCGAGGCCGCACGAGGTCTCCGAGCTCGAGGTCGCCCTCGACGTGATGGACGCCCCCTCGGTCGAGCCGTTCTGGGCCGCGGTCCTGGGGTATGCCGAGACCGAGGAGGACCACCTCGAGGACCCGGCCGGCCGGCTGGCGCCGATGTGGTTCCAGCAGATGGACGAGGCCCGTACCCAGCGGGGCCGCTTCCACCTCGACCTCGACGTGCCGCACGACCTCGCGCAGGAGCGGGTCGTGGCCGCGCTCGCGGCCGGCGGCCACCTGGTCACCGACGAGTTCGCCCCGTCCTGGTGGGTCCTCGCGGACGCCGAGGGCAACGAGGTCTGCGTCTGCACCTGGCAGGGACGCGAGGGCAGCGGAGAGACGCCGGCATGA
- a CDS encoding type II toxin-antitoxin system VapC family toxin has product MIVLDASVLIGDLDGDDAHHGAALALLTRESADTFAVDVLTHAEILVAPTRVGRGEDVELLMQDLQIETLPLPVESAGALADLRVTTALRMPDCCVAISAQQHRARLATFDRGLGRVARKLGIEVVS; this is encoded by the coding sequence GTGATCGTGCTCGATGCCAGCGTCCTCATCGGCGATCTCGACGGTGACGACGCCCACCACGGCGCGGCGCTCGCCCTGCTCACCCGGGAGTCCGCAGACACCTTCGCGGTCGACGTGCTCACGCACGCCGAGATCCTCGTGGCGCCGACCCGGGTCGGCCGCGGCGAGGACGTCGAGCTGCTCATGCAGGACCTGCAGATCGAGACGCTGCCCCTGCCGGTCGAGAGCGCCGGGGCCCTCGCCGACCTTCGTGTCACGACCGCGCTGAGGATGCCGGACTGCTGCGTCGCCATCAGCGCGCAGCAGCACCGGGCCCGGCTCGCGACCTTCGACCGGGGGCTGGGGCGCGTTGCCCGAAAGCTCGGTATCGAGGTCGTCAGCTAG